From Endozoicomonas sp. 8E, the proteins below share one genomic window:
- a CDS encoding AAA family ATPase, whose amino-acid sequence MDGQIGGEINKPVPAGSLPDDGLPAKKSGQDSDLPLNVKAVCSGLNYQLNLSSSRIMTSDRARTVSSTDSPRQKKPHAFDFRFVAIDDEVRQLLADQTRDKNRDVTLISHPDDLAQANLVSRLSIAGNGRHTLRSGKLFEGSQPLTLVIDIRKLSSEDLPKFNDLLDPDHPCLYDKVSQKKRPLGEHVSLLVLAAPEQLTSVGQCDDAPAAGAPGADAPGADFWRRINRPGNSWQFEAETGNDPSMDIDGAPPLLPEFPSAENAMDDNTILVIDCHLHANWRQLLLGGPGVDQQGRIQHIPGRLERLTSGQRVILKGADWQDLTFEQTIRQMLAQQCFESNGEVCPLPDNVQFYQMPVGKDELHTLFQSQSKEHAAENPIIINQGNITEWLSPIAITPEGYAIPNTCLLEQVRAGGVVTVTSPLTEALWFRLLGSLQTLRETTGLEARLQVAHSKQQPKALGLAEDDGRFLSSPHSKVTGHATFHTTTYQQHVQASHWINHQPQTPLVIQVNEQTGFTQLFDNIHIASEQKAHFRRSQSELQEALTAGKPVVFRGLESNPTLQQLLEPLVIGQPLLVNGQLQAYPQAHVTILWPESVKSASSVFNSMVTKGSRCPKIDLWDINALKHGLSRAELPEQTLHSLYEAFKTVPGGLCNALPEITEGLLNNLILAARRAQQSDHSSQLLPCHWRKAINSVITHGTRQHPSVRDFMKVACLQLLPDEDQAASVDPDQLAAIINSDPRLDRNFVKRNLWQLARAFNPAVFIGTELQLSYESPFPEWGKKEVMDRLCAMILAHAPENQRDAIAYQLAVDPAATKPWQSLVIEPTRQIKRLQDALACSWHLPLHSGQTRSDAIHGLATDCFYMARTASSEAEGIERIEHRLSESLKWTGSADEPLSALARDLYHGVINQKDRESRRLSRLHDRLTDSPVIFLEGETGTGKSYFSAKMAKASGQAAVISLGPSDSEQTLMKRWQWQQHADGDRSMAQQNRALMEWANTKPDKDGGNVGANYITLVLDEANLAEAGLLASLNGLWEPEPCIYVNGHPVKVSEKHRVILTGNPDHYAGRQMDPALKEKLPKAYYPRLDQAFLRDRVVEPALLSHLQRHQINDSAYSVTKSVMTLWQFYQELLPEHEFTPRDLTDICSWVGWYLDRALSRGDSASCKQVSSLIQQSFRDVLGPEISETHQDALSALEIWFAARYELDNTLRDKVHNHTLPDIQRDFEAFTKEFQPEFDTSGSAVIELVQHLGQDLSRCQQAYHHDRKHGGRQATLIEGPAGRGKDATLNLLIESVRQQAIQRGESMPEVFLLNACDCSWDKVCEKIQKAKIDGGIVVISEMNLIDSQHLEGELNDILAGDAHPGFHLFATINPPEYSGRKPLSPAMKGRFRHLPIRQYSPSELQAIAGKVLPENEQGKIVAKRLTEKHCRLRACLQGKDLPLQPTSRDLQNIAMAVKRGGDFSEKALHQCLNQHYRLYLMAANLSLEELPQSSTLAMGKGALASELSHWLYQKVPNIDRPWLIRLSDRNSIDEKGHEILVEARLDKKQARTEIIKRVAQARWQASGFSVAPDQYNDILTRALYRYWQHRWFHREFGLTGEDANSLFPLTKEEKQTLKIPSSQPFLREADKLIGAWKAHAVQWWPAFWHQISHLPNHWLGDYMDEKLAAGTGNTPDKHRLNAHSKQGKALDRRTNYECLKVPLLYDLPVFKTQRPTSRMYRWEARDICVTAKGDIILTNLNDPRIQGFVTLMPARLPGPDQEVILTSNQTLASFKWTSKKGQFVLPSLTPEDHIVALRIEPDLPFKLLRHRYTGLHTLIIPEANTEQTIQFTYVVEPKKPDDSVSAEKALPEQSVRFDTHCSEGIKTVLDELFSPVKEHPAKLPMCLQTIKNARQIQQQIKAITEYCRQFSGKTEPKPEENFFRFLVTQQQGSCRHRAPVFVAFCRYFGIPSRQIHSLSHHFAEYSLDRGQTWESVDLGGGAGQVREIKSEFQPTRQLSSFCTETQRFKDLLKGADSAQQEALAQAIDKNLEEQNEALETGSVFANSIMITSEMVRELWKRKDLTGFSTGVSILLDKKALNFYEQALVGAVTKKDSAMKYKPMVEAVEKILSDSDGEQVTEQLKLLHSKVIVQAEQRPQQWLSSMVDILNGSDLTRPSVIQFALVALESGWLDPLPEYDQDINGVLEQHELLLRLEGVDELKVKATRRLKNLYKQLFSREKNSQVWQLAYKGFQTENDACLVTHCHGGFSPSLEELIVRKALQDAWTDKPEGIPNIERLLVHHPAFVRLNSGRTLHRPVIILGQPCWDSEAMIEKTKALFQRKVESSPELKQSLEKVKQYRKKNKEYLEALEDLDNWYRDHSSHEQSMLPDQQCQTRKEQYEKREIDIKSHYKTLLDSIRPQLREEQVLDYLKIKCEQAIRQAFSHYLYGLTHSKGGSLTYCWAEASTNDYRHRTKCYGTHDPSSPEELYAMMHLISSEKFPSSARDAYLKQALNISNALVLKSDDLTKINEEFLNNVNLNSIYESLDT is encoded by the coding sequence ATGGATGGTCAGATTGGTGGAGAAATTAACAAACCCGTTCCGGCTGGTAGTTTGCCTGATGATGGCTTGCCAGCCAAGAAGTCAGGGCAGGATTCAGATTTACCATTAAACGTCAAAGCTGTCTGCTCTGGTCTCAATTACCAACTGAATCTATCGTCATCTCGGATTATGACATCTGACAGGGCGAGAACCGTATCCTCAACGGATTCCCCGCGCCAAAAAAAACCTCATGCCTTCGATTTCCGTTTTGTCGCCATTGATGATGAGGTTCGACAGCTTTTGGCTGACCAGACCCGCGATAAAAATCGCGATGTCACGCTTATTTCCCACCCCGATGACCTCGCACAGGCCAATCTGGTGAGCCGTCTGAGCATTGCCGGCAATGGTCGTCACACTTTGCGCTCAGGCAAGCTCTTTGAAGGTTCACAGCCATTGACCCTGGTGATAGATATCCGAAAACTCAGCAGTGAGGATCTGCCAAAATTTAACGATTTGCTGGACCCGGATCACCCCTGTCTATACGACAAGGTCAGCCAGAAGAAACGCCCTCTGGGGGAGCATGTTTCTCTGCTGGTTCTGGCAGCCCCTGAACAATTGACATCGGTTGGCCAGTGTGACGACGCGCCCGCGGCCGGCGCACCGGGGGCCGATGCACCGGGCGCTGATTTCTGGCGGCGAATTAACCGACCGGGCAATAGCTGGCAGTTCGAGGCTGAAACTGGCAATGACCCATCGATGGACATTGACGGGGCTCCCCCGCTATTGCCTGAATTTCCCAGTGCCGAAAATGCCATGGACGACAACACTATTCTGGTTATTGACTGCCACTTGCACGCCAACTGGCGACAGTTGCTGCTGGGTGGTCCCGGTGTTGATCAACAGGGGCGAATCCAGCACATCCCTGGCAGGCTTGAACGATTGACATCCGGACAACGGGTGATACTGAAAGGCGCTGACTGGCAGGATCTGACCTTTGAACAGACCATTCGTCAGATGCTGGCGCAACAGTGCTTTGAGAGCAACGGGGAAGTCTGTCCATTACCCGACAATGTTCAGTTTTATCAGATGCCAGTGGGGAAGGACGAGCTTCATACGCTGTTCCAAAGCCAGTCTAAAGAGCACGCCGCAGAAAACCCGATCATCATTAACCAGGGGAATATCACAGAATGGCTGAGCCCTATTGCCATTACGCCTGAAGGCTATGCAATCCCTAACACCTGCCTGTTGGAACAGGTCAGGGCAGGAGGTGTCGTCACCGTAACGTCTCCACTCACTGAGGCACTCTGGTTTCGTTTGCTGGGTTCATTGCAAACCCTTCGCGAGACCACCGGCCTGGAGGCCCGACTTCAGGTGGCTCATTCAAAACAGCAGCCGAAAGCCCTGGGATTGGCAGAAGACGATGGGCGCTTTCTGTCCAGCCCACACAGTAAAGTCACAGGTCACGCCACCTTTCATACCACCACTTATCAGCAACATGTCCAGGCCAGTCATTGGATTAATCATCAGCCACAAACCCCTCTGGTCATTCAGGTTAATGAACAGACTGGCTTTACTCAGCTCTTTGATAATATCCATATCGCCTCGGAACAAAAAGCGCATTTCAGACGATCTCAGAGTGAGTTGCAGGAGGCATTAACCGCTGGCAAACCGGTGGTATTCAGAGGACTGGAAAGTAATCCAACGCTTCAGCAGCTTCTGGAACCCCTGGTTATTGGGCAACCTTTGTTGGTGAATGGCCAGTTGCAGGCCTACCCACAAGCCCATGTCACAATACTCTGGCCTGAGTCTGTGAAAAGCGCCTCTTCAGTATTTAATTCGATGGTTACCAAGGGTAGCCGGTGTCCCAAGATTGATCTCTGGGATATCAATGCCCTCAAGCATGGTCTCTCCCGGGCAGAGCTGCCAGAACAAACACTTCACTCACTTTACGAAGCCTTTAAAACCGTACCTGGCGGCCTTTGTAATGCTCTGCCTGAAATAACCGAAGGATTGCTGAATAATCTGATACTGGCTGCCCGGAGGGCACAACAATCTGACCACTCCTCTCAGCTCCTGCCATGCCACTGGCGCAAGGCCATCAATAGCGTCATCACCCATGGCACCCGACAACATCCGTCCGTCCGTGATTTTATGAAAGTAGCCTGTTTGCAGTTACTGCCGGATGAAGATCAAGCCGCCTCGGTAGACCCGGATCAGTTAGCTGCCATTATCAATAGCGACCCGCGACTGGATAGAAACTTTGTCAAGCGAAACCTGTGGCAATTGGCCCGAGCCTTTAACCCGGCGGTATTTATAGGTACCGAATTACAACTGTCCTATGAAAGTCCATTTCCAGAGTGGGGTAAAAAAGAAGTTATGGACAGGCTCTGTGCCATGATCCTGGCCCACGCGCCTGAAAATCAACGAGATGCCATAGCCTATCAGTTGGCAGTCGATCCGGCGGCAACAAAGCCTTGGCAATCCTTAGTCATCGAGCCAACAAGACAGATTAAACGTTTGCAAGATGCACTGGCTTGCAGCTGGCACTTACCTTTGCACTCAGGGCAGACCCGATCCGATGCCATTCACGGCCTGGCCACCGATTGTTTTTACATGGCCAGAACAGCGAGTTCTGAGGCAGAAGGCATTGAACGTATAGAACATCGGCTGTCTGAATCACTAAAATGGACGGGTTCCGCCGATGAGCCCCTGTCTGCACTGGCCCGGGATCTTTATCATGGCGTGATCAATCAGAAGGATCGTGAAAGCCGTCGATTATCCCGACTCCATGACCGGCTGACAGACTCTCCCGTTATATTCCTTGAGGGGGAAACCGGCACCGGGAAAAGCTACTTTTCCGCCAAAATGGCAAAGGCTTCAGGACAGGCTGCGGTCATTTCCCTTGGTCCTTCTGACAGCGAACAGACCCTGATGAAACGCTGGCAGTGGCAACAACACGCCGATGGCGACCGCTCTATGGCACAACAAAACCGGGCATTGATGGAATGGGCCAATACCAAACCCGACAAAGACGGAGGCAATGTTGGAGCAAACTATATCACCCTGGTGCTGGATGAGGCGAATCTGGCCGAGGCCGGATTGCTGGCATCATTGAACGGCTTGTGGGAACCGGAACCCTGCATTTATGTGAATGGTCATCCTGTCAAGGTCAGCGAAAAACACCGGGTGATTCTCACCGGCAACCCGGATCATTATGCCGGGCGCCAAATGGACCCGGCCCTGAAAGAGAAACTGCCAAAGGCTTACTACCCACGCCTGGACCAGGCTTTCCTTCGGGACAGAGTAGTGGAACCAGCGCTACTCAGTCATTTACAACGGCATCAAATAAACGACAGTGCATACAGTGTCACCAAGAGTGTGATGACACTGTGGCAATTTTACCAGGAGCTGTTGCCCGAGCATGAGTTTACCCCCAGGGATTTAACCGATATCTGCAGCTGGGTGGGCTGGTATCTGGATCGTGCGTTATCCAGAGGAGACAGTGCCAGCTGTAAGCAAGTGAGCAGTCTGATCCAGCAAAGTTTCCGGGATGTGTTGGGTCCCGAAATCAGCGAGACTCATCAGGATGCTCTTTCAGCACTGGAAATCTGGTTTGCTGCCCGTTACGAACTGGACAACACCCTGCGCGATAAAGTTCATAACCACACCCTGCCAGATATTCAGCGGGACTTCGAAGCATTCACCAAAGAATTCCAACCTGAGTTTGATACCTCCGGATCGGCAGTCATTGAGCTGGTGCAACATCTGGGACAGGATTTAAGCCGCTGTCAGCAGGCTTATCATCACGACAGAAAACACGGCGGTCGTCAGGCAACACTGATTGAAGGCCCGGCCGGACGGGGTAAAGATGCCACGTTGAACCTGTTGATTGAAAGTGTCAGACAGCAGGCTATACAACGGGGAGAATCCATGCCAGAAGTTTTTCTCCTGAATGCCTGTGATTGTTCCTGGGACAAAGTGTGTGAAAAGATCCAGAAAGCAAAAATCGATGGCGGCATCGTTGTTATTTCGGAAATGAATCTGATCGACAGCCAGCATCTGGAAGGTGAGTTAAACGACATTTTGGCCGGTGACGCCCATCCGGGCTTCCACCTGTTTGCCACCATCAACCCGCCTGAGTACAGCGGGCGAAAACCCTTATCACCGGCAATGAAAGGGCGTTTTCGACATTTGCCGATCCGGCAGTATAGCCCGAGCGAATTGCAGGCCATTGCCGGGAAAGTCTTGCCAGAGAACGAGCAGGGAAAAATCGTGGCTAAACGGTTGACTGAAAAGCATTGTCGTTTAAGGGCCTGCCTGCAAGGCAAAGACCTGCCATTGCAGCCCACTAGTCGCGATTTACAGAATATCGCGATGGCTGTCAAAAGAGGAGGCGATTTTAGCGAAAAAGCACTTCATCAATGCCTCAATCAGCACTACCGGCTTTACCTGATGGCCGCCAACCTGTCCCTGGAGGAACTGCCGCAGTCATCGACTCTTGCCATGGGTAAAGGAGCGCTTGCTTCTGAACTGAGCCATTGGCTCTATCAAAAGGTACCGAACATTGATCGTCCGTGGTTGATACGACTCAGTGATCGCAACAGTATTGATGAAAAAGGCCACGAAATTCTTGTTGAGGCTCGTCTGGATAAAAAGCAAGCCAGAACTGAAATCATCAAGAGGGTGGCTCAGGCCAGGTGGCAGGCATCCGGTTTTTCAGTGGCGCCGGATCAGTATAACGATATCCTCACCCGGGCACTGTATCGATACTGGCAGCATCGCTGGTTTCATCGTGAGTTTGGTCTGACGGGCGAGGACGCCAATAGCTTATTTCCCCTGACCAAAGAAGAGAAACAAACGCTGAAAATACCGAGCTCCCAGCCTTTTCTCCGGGAGGCTGATAAGCTGATTGGTGCATGGAAAGCCCATGCAGTTCAATGGTGGCCTGCCTTTTGGCATCAGATAAGTCACCTGCCGAACCATTGGCTTGGCGATTACATGGATGAAAAGTTAGCGGCTGGCACTGGTAATACTCCTGATAAACACCGTCTAAACGCTCACTCGAAACAAGGTAAGGCACTGGACCGGAGAACAAACTATGAGTGCCTGAAAGTGCCACTGTTATACGATTTACCCGTTTTTAAAACGCAGAGACCCACTTCCCGTATGTACCGTTGGGAGGCAAGGGATATTTGTGTGACTGCCAAGGGCGATATCATACTGACCAATCTTAATGATCCACGTATTCAAGGCTTCGTAACCCTCATGCCGGCGCGGTTACCAGGGCCTGACCAGGAAGTGATATTAACCAGCAACCAAACCCTGGCGTCTTTTAAATGGACATCGAAGAAAGGTCAATTTGTGTTACCCAGCCTGACGCCTGAGGACCATATCGTGGCCCTGCGTATAGAACCAGATTTGCCATTTAAACTGCTCAGGCATCGGTATACCGGGCTTCACACACTGATTATTCCAGAAGCCAACACCGAACAGACTATTCAATTTACTTATGTCGTAGAGCCCAAAAAACCGGACGACAGTGTTTCGGCTGAAAAAGCCCTGCCGGAACAATCAGTACGTTTTGACACCCACTGTTCAGAAGGTATTAAAACCGTACTGGACGAACTGTTTTCGCCCGTAAAAGAGCACCCAGCCAAACTACCGATGTGTTTGCAGACAATAAAAAACGCCAGACAAATCCAGCAACAAATTAAGGCGATCACGGAGTATTGCCGACAGTTTTCGGGTAAGACTGAACCGAAGCCGGAAGAAAATTTCTTTAGATTCCTCGTCACACAGCAGCAGGGTAGCTGCCGTCATCGCGCGCCTGTTTTTGTTGCTTTTTGTCGTTATTTCGGGATTCCCAGTCGGCAAATTCATAGTCTTAGCCACCACTTTGCCGAGTATTCCCTGGATAGGGGCCAAACCTGGGAATCGGTGGATTTGGGCGGAGGGGCCGGACAGGTAAGAGAAATCAAATCTGAATTCCAGCCCACCAGACAGCTCAGTAGTTTCTGCACTGAGACACAGAGGTTTAAGGATCTTCTGAAAGGGGCTGATTCAGCACAACAGGAAGCTCTGGCACAAGCCATTGATAAGAATCTTGAGGAACAGAACGAAGCCCTTGAAACAGGCAGTGTCTTTGCAAACTCAATTATGATTACCTCCGAAATGGTCAGGGAACTTTGGAAGAGAAAAGATTTGACCGGATTTTCCACGGGCGTCTCAATTTTACTGGATAAAAAAGCATTGAACTTTTATGAGCAAGCATTGGTTGGTGCTGTGACTAAAAAAGACAGTGCGATGAAGTATAAACCCATGGTGGAGGCAGTAGAAAAAATATTGTCCGACAGTGATGGAGAGCAGGTCACTGAACAACTCAAGTTACTCCATTCAAAAGTGATTGTTCAGGCCGAACAGAGGCCTCAGCAGTGGTTGAGTTCCATGGTGGATATACTGAACGGCAGTGACTTAACCAGGCCTTCGGTTATTCAATTTGCCCTTGTAGCCCTGGAATCAGGTTGGCTGGACCCACTGCCGGAATACGACCAGGATATTAACGGGGTCCTTGAACAGCATGAGCTATTGTTACGTCTGGAAGGCGTTGATGAATTAAAAGTTAAAGCCACCCGTCGCCTGAAAAATTTATACAAGCAGTTGTTTTCCAGAGAAAAAAATAGTCAGGTATGGCAGCTGGCCTATAAAGGCTTCCAAACAGAAAACGATGCCTGCTTGGTGACCCATTGTCATGGTGGCTTTTCGCCATCCCTGGAAGAGCTCATTGTCCGTAAAGCTTTACAAGACGCCTGGACGGACAAACCTGAGGGCATTCCGAATATAGAGCGTTTGCTGGTACACCATCCCGCGTTTGTGCGATTAAACTCTGGCAGGACGCTCCACCGTCCAGTGATTATCCTGGGACAACCTTGCTGGGACAGCGAGGCAATGATTGAAAAAACCAAAGCTCTGTTTCAACGAAAAGTTGAGAGCAGCCCGGAATTGAAGCAGTCATTGGAAAAAGTCAAACAGTACAGGAAGAAGAATAAAGAATACCTCGAAGCTCTGGAAGACCTGGATAATTGGTACCGTGATCATTCAAGCCATGAACAATCAATGCTTCCTGATCAGCAATGCCAGACTCGAAAAGAACAATATGAGAAACGAGAAATTGATATCAAAAGTCATTACAAAACCCTTCTGGATTCCATTAGGCCACAACTCCGGGAAGAACAGGTTTTAGATTATCTAAAAATCAAATGCGAGCAAGCGATTAGGCAGGCCTTCAGTCATTACCTGTATGGTTTGACGCACTCGAAAGGCGGTTCCTTAACTTATTGTTGGGCCGAAGCCAGTACCAATGACTACAGACATAGAACAAAATGCTATGGCACTCATGATCCATCCTCACCGGAAGAGCTGTATGCCATGATGCATTTAATCAGCTCTGAGAAATTTCCGTCATCTGCCAGGGATGCCTATTTAAAGCAGGCACTCAACATCAGTAACGCTCTGGTACTAAAGTCCGATGATCTGACCAAAATTAACGAAGAGTTTTTGAACAACGTGAATTTGAATTCGATTTATGAGTCACTGGATACCTGA